One genomic segment of Chloroflexota bacterium includes these proteins:
- the trxA gene encoding thioredoxin gives MFDTPIHTNEQSIDRVLKTGLPVLLVFWRDGCAPCQQLDPILDRLARSYAGRALIAKVNVSDNPGLVQRYRITRLPGLVFVKDGHVEAEAAGAAPESSLRAWLDYLTRGGTRPTLPSGPAVPLDGAAGQASTHGRNGHRPSRPEPRSGAEPWRSRGASAGGRPITLTDANFDQIVMGSDVPVLVDFWAAWCGPCRMIAPVVEQLAQEFDGRLIVGKLNVDENPAVAQRFGIMSIPTLLIFKNGRVVDQIVGAQPAHILRQRVMRHL, from the coding sequence ATGTTTGATACACCGATTCATACGAACGAACAGAGCATTGACCGGGTGCTGAAGACGGGGCTACCGGTGCTGCTCGTCTTCTGGCGAGACGGCTGCGCCCCCTGTCAACAGTTGGATCCGATCCTGGACCGGCTGGCCCGTTCCTATGCGGGCCGGGCGTTGATCGCCAAGGTGAACGTGTCCGACAACCCGGGGCTGGTCCAGCGCTATCGCATCACGCGACTGCCCGGCCTGGTGTTCGTGAAGGACGGCCACGTGGAGGCCGAGGCGGCCGGAGCTGCCCCGGAGAGCAGCCTGAGGGCCTGGCTGGACTACCTGACGCGAGGGGGCACACGACCGACACTGCCCTCAGGGCCCGCGGTGCCGCTGGACGGGGCGGCGGGGCAGGCGTCCACGCACGGCCGCAACGGACACAGGCCCTCGCGGCCGGAGCCCCGGAGCGGAGCGGAACCCTGGCGTTCGCGAGGGGCGAGCGCGGGCGGGCGCCCTATCACGCTGACGGACGCGAACTTCGATCAGATCGTCATGGGGAGCGACGTCCCGGTCCTGGTGGACTTCTGGGCTGCGTGGTGCGGCCCGTGCCGCATGATCGCCCCGGTGGTGGAGCAACTGGCCCAGGAGTTCGACGGCCGGCTGATCGTCGGCAAGCTGAACGTGGATGAGAACCCGGCCGTGGCGCAGCGATTCGGCATTATGAGCATCCCCACCTTGCTGATCTTCAAGAACGGCCGCGTGGTGGACCAGATCGTGGGGGCACAGCCGGCCCATATCCTCCGTCAACGGGTGATGCGACATCTCTGA
- a CDS encoding DUF2905 domain-containing protein: protein MWNELGRWLITVGGMLVLIGVILLIVGRVPGLGRLPGDIVIEKKDFVFYAPLGTMLLLSIVLTVLLNLLIRLFR, encoded by the coding sequence ATGTGGAATGAGCTGGGACGCTGGCTGATCACCGTCGGCGGAATGCTGGTGCTGATCGGCGTGATCCTGTTGATCGTGGGGCGTGTCCCCGGCCTGGGGCGCCTACCAGGAGACATCGTGATCGAGAAAAAGGACTTCGTGTTCTACGCCCCGCTGGGCACGATGCTGCTGCTGAGCATCGTGTTGACCGTCCTGCTGAACCTTCTGATCCGCCTGTTCCGCTGA
- a CDS encoding Hsp20/alpha crystallin family protein encodes MSELMRWDPFRDFMSLRNAIDRLFEDAFVMPSRLLAPTTEWGLALDLAEDENSFVVKAAIPGVKPEDLDISLADNVLTIRGEIKADEEIKEEQYHIRERRYGSFSRSIRLPAPVDADHVEATYENGVLTLRIPKAEEVRPKKIAVQTRHMIEGQASEVKEPQQDGQKAKATA; translated from the coding sequence ATGTCCGAGCTGATGAGGTGGGATCCCTTCCGGGACTTCATGAGCCTGCGCAATGCCATCGATCGGCTGTTTGAGGACGCCTTCGTGATGCCGAGCCGGCTGTTGGCTCCGACGACGGAGTGGGGCCTGGCGTTGGATCTGGCCGAGGATGAGAACAGCTTCGTGGTCAAGGCGGCGATCCCGGGTGTCAAGCCGGAGGATCTGGACATCAGCCTGGCGGATAACGTGCTGACCATCCGGGGCGAGATCAAGGCGGACGAGGAGATCAAGGAGGAGCAGTATCACATCCGTGAGCGACGGTATGGCTCCTTCAGCCGATCCATCCGCTTGCCGGCCCCGGTGGACGCGGATCACGTTGAGGCCACCTACGAGAACGGCGTGTTGACGCTGCGTATCCCCAAGGCTGAGGAGGTCCGGCCCAAGAAGATCGCCGTGCAGACCCGGCACATGATCGAGGGCCAGGCTTCCGAGGTCAAGGAGCCGCAGCAGGACGGCCAGAAGGCGAAGGCGACGGCCTGA